One Oncorhynchus nerka isolate Pitt River unplaced genomic scaffold, Oner_Uvic_2.0 unplaced_scaffold_1939, whole genome shotgun sequence genomic window, tttacaaaataaaatgtattattataccCATACCATTGTTACAGAAAATCAGACAAAttacctggctatcagcggagccttgtctggcagcgaaaagATCAtttagcctcatttactgcctttaaaaaaacatagctgatatggctgacttacttaaacaaatgtggtttctactgacaattgagatgtacaaactatggcattgAGATGTACAATCTATGgcattgagatgtacaaactatggcattgagatgtacaaactatggcattgagatgtacaaactatggcataaggggatgacgagcggataagaggcaatctgtcattttgattaagacattaatgagcgagctaggatggacatAGTCAatgtaactatttgttcagcactttttaaatgtacagagacagaattcagaacatggtccGTTCTTATAGTATTCTCCCTGCACGCCAAGTCAGAagcataggataaataaagggggcatataagcagacaatgaaagctcttacaccttgttgtgctgtgctcacttgaacattAAGGTAGCATGGCGGTACTTgtgttgtcatcaaactttgtcatcaaagtctggtattctctggatttatggtgctttcaggACAACTGGGAATCATCaaaaacaaggtcgaatcatgacgtcagtgatcttcaggtctaGAAAGAGacccgagttcccgacttggaattccgagttggatgaccgttcaaaacgtatttttccAGTAAGAGCTCTTTTTGTtttagttcccagttgtcttgaactcactgaagtctgagatttgcCTGTTCCGAGTTTCCAGGTGTTTTGAATGCGGCAGAAGTCATGTTGGATTGACAGcatgaatgtttatccttttaagcttggaaaagggACCCTTAAACCAAGACTtagaccacacacccactctactgaatagcaggctagaaattgctttgcaacgcttgcagttagccgccactgattccttccaaaccactcattgttgaatttgcgatttccaacatgttgtgtaatgtttatgagcacaatacattttatctataatttctcttcctatgacaaggattgaaaaggatttgccagtagattgtcaagtTTATTCATGATGAGGActtctagcttgctagctaaggtatgatgttgacataatcagtccaatcaaagctactgtagatataacgtgatttgatgtaattttatctgtggccaatgaccttgaaccTTCTTGAacgggcacttctaatgtaactctatggcagcacccagggTGCTTGAATTTTTAGCTCTCCTGTAGAGTtcgcggtgacgtagtgtccccgtgagtgacagaacactgagccaatcacggcgcaactagagaacattaccaactccatattttccactggctgccccaccagcacagaaagcactgaactaggctgaaacaccttcattttggagctgccttactcaagaaagcaaaaaagagaccatgtttatatgcagctttattaactaaaATATTATTATATATTGTTTGAAAACTgttatgtgacacgtattaatgccaaaataacatgcaaaacaggcaacaacaaaaacatgtgtatatatatatttttttagctcAACAGATGGGGCTCGAAACAGGGTCTTCCCCGCCTGCCCTGAATGATGGTTCGCCACTGAAATGATGATACATTGGTTGCAACAGTGTAGTTCCCACACTTGCGCCACTACAGCGGGAGCTGCTCACGTGACGCAAATATTGTCCTCCTATTTGTTTGCTTACGTGCCTCTACTGCCACACCTCCTTACTCGGAGAGGTATATTAATCTGTTTCCCATTTGAGCTCCAGTCAGTTAGTTAGGAATACACATCTCCATAGGACTTTACGCCTCTAGGCTTTTTAATGACTAACATGGAGGAGCAACGGTATCCGGTTAATGTCCGACTGATTGGAGTAATGCACAAGGAGAAAAGCAAAGTATGGATACTTGATGCATgtaatactactgctgctgttatggGATATTTCTCCAGATTTCTGCATGAAATGTACAACTATTTTTTTATGCCTGTTAAATTAATAATTTCCCGAAAATGGTTGATTCTTTTTTGCTGTATTTTGTGAGTGCAATTaactaaaacatttatttttgaatTTGACAGCAATGATTTAATTGATATTTATAACTTATTTCAAATGTCCAGATGTACATGACATCGGTGCTTTGGTCAGATCAGAATGACATCATTGTTTACAGAACCTTCAAGGACTTCAAGACACTTAATGTAAGTTACATCATCAACTACAATTCAAATTGTCTGATCTAATGTAGGCTACATAAATGCaaaatataatatggagccatgCTTTTCTTACTTATGCCAAACTTTTTATCCAAAACAGGAACAAATGAAGAAAAAATTCCCACCTGCGAACCCACTTAAAAAATCGGACAGAATTATTCCTAGATTTCGAGGTAGGCCTATGTTTTACTTTTAATATCACGTTGCCGGTTGATGTCTATCATTTGTATCCTTTATATAACTAATAAATAATTCATTAGTAATCGTCGTATATTCCTTCGTCAGACTGGAggatgaagataaacacaaagaATAATGGTCCAAGCAAGTCCGTGGTCCAGCTCAAGTTTTTGGAGAAATACTGCCGCGAGCTCCTCAGCTGTGACCCGCGCGTCTCACAATGTCCTGAACTCATCCGGTACTTCCACCCCAAGGACCAAGATCTACAGCCAGAGTTTGCCAAGAATAGGTAGATTATAGTGAGAATTACACACATTGCTTAGGGAATACCACTGTGTCCTGAGCATTACGCACAGTATTACGCACAAGTGGATCGACTTCAAATCCAGTGTCCCGTTATGTTTTGGTGATTTAATTCAGTACAATAAATAGTTATACATTTACAATGTGACTTCCTTCCTCAGTATCATGATCATGCCTTCAGAGGATTCCGCTGGACATGACAAGAGTGTCAACATTGGAAACGTTACCCAGCCGTTCGTAACAGAGGCATACCGGTGCATGGCACCCTATGAGACCAAAGACACCAAGAACCGGCCGTTCAAAGTGGCCGTGGACGAAAACTTGGACGTGCTCATCAAAGACAAAGCAGGTGAGAGAACGTCTGCTGTGATTTGCCATAAAGTATAATGAGCATGTATTTTCCTTTGTAATAAACATGTAAAATCGCATCACTTTTAATCTCTGCACGAATGTATTGACTCTGTGACATGTAATGGGTTTGAGAGAGCTGATCATAACTGTCCATCACCAGTCtaacccctctccctctgctcccaggctggtggctggtggagAATGAGGACAAGCGTATGGCCTGGTTCCCTGCTCCATACCTGGAGAAGGTAGAGGGGAATGAGGATGACGATAGTGACGAGTCCTATGGAGAAAGTAAGAGACCATCATCTCTTATCCCTGACACATATGTATTTTTGTTTTCTATAGCCTGGGAGGGGATCATCAGGGGATCATCTGCAAAAATGTTCACATCAACAAATATATAAAACATTCACATATAGCTGATGCACCAGCGTCAAGACATACACTGCAAATACTGTACTGTGCATGTACTGCAAGGTGTGGACAACCATTGACAGTATATTGCCATATATTGATGTTGCACCTATCCTAACATTCTGAATCGCCCACAAATAGGTGTGCTGTACAGTGCTGTCAGAAGCTACAAAGCCACAAATAGAGACGAGGTGTCTATGGACATTGGCTCAGTGGTGGAAGTCCTGCAGAAGTCTGACAATGGCTGGTGGCTGATCAGGTATGTTACTGAACAACACCTGTCTGACTAAACAGGAAGAATACAGTAGCTATAGCTGTAAAAGAGAAGCATGACTTCCAGACTGTCGGAACCATGGAATCAAAATGATTAGAACTCGTACTAattctatggtcagatgacagCAAATGCATTGAGAGAATGGAAATTGAAAGGGAATTGAAAGTCATGGtgcagacagacatgcagagTATCATCGCCCGTCCATCAGATATCATGCGGAAACAACAACGCTGTAATTATCTCACTACATTACAAGTTATCATTAGTTGATTCTGAAGAACCCAATACCAGAGATAGCTGAGCCATTGTCTGCTCAATGCTCTTTTGAGACAACCTCTCAGCGTGTTCTGCCCCTATCATTAGAAAACAGTTGGTAGCTTCCCCTTGGAAGTTGACGTGACTGAATTACTTAGCTGTTATCTTTTCACTGAATCAAATCCAAATATTTTCTTGACAATGGCCGTGTCATTGAACAGAACAAGGATATGAACAGAACAAGGATATGTCAATAACCTCATTTTGACAAAAATGCAGATATAACCTtccagacgtcagttcaacatctagttttgatttacatttggttgatttGCGATCTAATGTGAATTCACCAAAAAATGGTTAAacgttgggtgaaaaaaatacaaaattcccttacattgacttttttcaaatccaatcagttttccatgttgattgAACGTCATCACATGGAATTACGTGGAAACAACACTGATTCaatcagtttttgcccagtgggttatAATCTCAAATTCTCAATTTGTTTCTTACTGCATACCTTTTTACTAAACAGTACGTTCAAAATAGTATGTAGtaagattagtacacagtatgcagTTTAAGTAAGTAGTAGCCAAGCTAGATTTCTGACACGGCCATTGACTTGTCAATTTAAGTGAAAGCTAGACAGACAAATGTGTACAAAGGCCACAGACTTGTCGTCTATCATTACCTAGGATAACATATTGTACCAAGGCTTTGACAACATTGTGATTTCTGATATGAAATCCAAACTCATGTCAGTTTCCAATTTCTTCTTTCTCCTCTTGACAGATACAACGGCAAGAGCGGCTTCGTACCTGCCATGTACCTGCAGCCCTACAACAACCCCCGTGTCCGCCTGGCGGCTCTCAACCTGGTCCACAGCTCCAGCTCTGACCACACGCTGGCCGGACACTCCCACGAGCGCAGCCATTCCCAAGGCAACATCCTGCAGCTGCCCGGCTCCCAACCTTCCACACCAAATCAGCTCAAGCCTACCGACAAGCTCAAGTCTCATTCTTTTAATGTTCTAACTGTGCCTCAGCCTAGCCCTTCACCTGTGATGGTCACCACCCCCACCCCGACATACCCTAGCAAGGGCACTCCAACGCCTACTATTATGGTGGAGGTGGACGGGGAGGTGGATAGACGCAAGCGCAGCCTCGCCGGCAGCATGGGAAGCGAGGGCAGCATGGGAAGCGAGGGCAGTGACTTCAGCTTCAGTGACGACCTCAGTTCGTCATCCTGCAGCTCGTCACTCAACCTGAGCCGTGCCGACATGGACGAGCGTCTCCGGCGCGCCCGCACACCGCCGCCCATGGTGGCCGACCGTCTCAACCCCGACAGCGGCGTGTTGGAGGGGAGGATGGTCCACGGAAGATCTGACCCAAACCTGTTCAAGATGGCCCCAACCACCCCCAAGGTGCCCCCCAGGCCCAGGGCGCAGGAGATCCTGACACGCTGCACTACAGTCACGCGCAAGAACGCCTCCAAAGCCAAGCTGTCGCCAGCGCCTGCTGTGATACTGAGCCGCTAAATAGGAGCAGTGTTGACCCAAAATGGTGGTGGGTCCAGACCCACTGGTGAGTCATGGGTAGCCAGTTCCTCCTTAGCCTTTTAAAACAGAGGGTGCAGACTGGGTTGTGGCCAGGACATGTGGTGTCTTGATGGGTTCCAGGAAGAATCCAAAGGTTTTAGCACAGAAAGTCACTGTACTAGAAGCCGGACTGTGGGACTTATCCGTTATGAACTTACCTGAACATGATTACACTGTGTTTTAAAGTGTTTAACTGCCTTGGGGCTGGTCATGTAACCATGAGTTGTGATATGGGAGGAAGAATCATACATTACTGTAATACTCTGAGTCACATATTGAgtctttatttttttaatgtgGAAGTTTACTTCTTGCTCTGTTCGTCAGGCCTACTTCCATGCACCTGGAGCTGGATACTGATAACTGCATTGTAAACATTATTTTAATGCTGTCTATTAATTCAGGATTTATTTTGTGGATGAACAAATATTACAGTTAGGGGTTTACTGTCATTTGTCTACATTCCTGTTTTAATGAATAATTTCTCTTCACTTAATGTGAAGTCAGGTCATATACTGGTATAATTAAAATATACTTTTGTGAATAAACATTCAGTAGCAATTTACATTTTCTGTGATTGTCATGAATTAGTGTCTTCTATTAAATCCAAAAATGTGTTTTCATAGTTTCCACTGTATAGCCTTTTAATCTATGGATCTCTATTTTTCCATACTGGAAAACTGTTATTAGCAACTATGGTTGATTCCATATCATATTGTACTGCAAACTGCAACAAATTGTAATACCTTATTATACTAAAATAACTATAGATAACATATCTTGTACTGCAAAAAGCAATAAATTCTAATACTAAAATAACTTGTCCGCCTCTTTGAAtggagaaaatatcctgattGAAACTTAacaggatgttgtgtgtgtgtgtggcatacgCCACTGGTACAGATGACACTGGTTCCATCTCTTTTCATCCATAGCAAAGCACCcaatttctctctcttggagTCACCATTTCTATCCACCGCTAGCTTACTATGAATTCTACTCatactgttagagctctccactGGTTtatactgttagagctctcccTGAGCCCACTGGTTtatactgttagagctctcccCGAGTCCACTGGTTtatactgttagagctctcccTGAGCCCACTGGTTTATACTGTTAGAGCTCTCTCTGAGTCCACTGGTTtatactgttagagctctcccCGAGTCCACTGGTTTATACTGTTAGCGCTCTCGCCGAGTGCACTGGTTTATACTGTTAGAGCTCTCTCTGAGTCCACTGGTTTATACCAGAGATCCCAGACTTCAATCAAATgtgacagacagatacacagggtGACAATATGCTGGACCAGTCTAATGTGGCAAAGGAATGAAGGCTTGACCTTTTCACCCTTTCCTGTCTCATGGTTTATGCTCCTATGGGAATTTGATGTTAAATAAGTTAAGTCTTCAAACATACTCTTTTACATGAACATATTGGTTGATGTTTAAAATGAATACAAACTTATTTTAAAAAAGAGCACAATAAATACAAGGCATACATTTTATTCCAGATGCATTTGTAATCATGACAAACAAAATGTGTTGTTTATGTGGAAGAGCAGGACTGCACAACAACATACAAATATAAAAATTCACAAGCACTGGTTTCTGTTGAAGAAGTTACGGGTAGAGCCTCGACAATTCCTGACCTCTAGTAGCAGGCTTCCAATAGCACCCAGAGTTTTTCCCGATGAGCTAACATGGTGAGGAAAAACTTGTGGCACTATTTATGAAAAATGACACGTTTTTCCAAAATGGCTGCCAGCCAGGCCTATCGACCTCAAAACCAGTTTATTATAAAAGGTCATTCAGGACCTgcttctctgtctgtcagtgtctaTAAAGCCACACTGTTGCTCCAGGCAGTGGTCCATGCTGAAGGAGACTCCCGCGGGTTCACACTCAGGCATCCTTAGTGGGCTTGATGTCAGACAGTCTGCCATCAGCTGATGATTGCCTGGAGGGGTGGAAGGGACGCTGCAGACAGGAGGATCTCAGCCTCTGTTTGGTCTCCCCGGTCCTCCTCTCTAGAACTCTCCTCACTGCCAGAGTGATGGTTGCCATTTTCTTTTCCGTTCTGTCCATTTTCTTCCCTTTGTCTCCTGACTGAGGCTTTCCTGGTGATactgacatcatcatcatcctccatgTTGGCCGGGCAGTTGGTATCTTCCTCGAGACCACcatcctcctctgcctctccctcattccatctctcctctccatccccctgttccttAGTCCCATCTCCACCCTCACCTGGTCGCTTGTCAATCATGAACAGAGGGTGTGGCACCTGAAGAGAGgcggtgtccatctcctcatcctgCGAGTCCATACTGCAAAAGGATATGACATCACACATCAGCAACAAACAACAAAGGAGGTCAAATATCCATATAATTCACGTGTCACACAGACCCATGTTTGCTCTGTCGTATTTCCTGAAGCTGGACTCTAGCTGGATTCTTATTGGGTCTTAAGACCATGTTGAAGAATTGCTGCTGCATACTTCCTATCACATCATACATTAGGGTACTGCAGAAGACCTCTTTATGCTTGACCCATGACAATGACTTTCTAGATAATGACTTCAAATAATCATTCTTCAAACCTGACCTACAGCCTCATTCTTCCAGACATTTCAGTGTTGATTTACCATGGTACAGTATGTGATTGTACAACCTCTGATTGATATCCTGctgattccagtacctggttatCGCTGTTAACATTCCTCAATACATTTGTTATTCATCATTACAGTGCTGACAAAGCTTATAAacggtgtcccaaatggcaccatattccctatgtagtgcactactttagaccagagccctagtgaAAAGCAGTGCACTtgtatataggcaatagggtgccatttgggaagcagccaTAGAGAGGGAATGTGGTTTCAGAATGAAGTCTACTACAGTACTTACAGTAAAAACATCAGTTTGGTTACACAGGTATTGGTCTCAAACCACAGATATGTGAAAGTCATCTCTCTTGCCCAGATACATTCCTATGAACGACAACAGCCATTGTTCTAGAGTCAGATTAGATCTAGAGCAACCTTCGCGTGGCATACTGTCAACGCTGATAGGTCGGATGACTGCGTCTTGCTACGAAGTTACTTAGAAGGCTACAAGGAAACATGAAATCAAACATGTCTTTCACTTCAGAGAAGCGAATCCTAACAATTGCTTAAGTCG contains:
- the LOC115127920 gene encoding NADPH oxidase organizer 1-like isoform X1 → MTNMEEQRYPVNVRLIGVMHKEKSKMYMTSVLWSDQNDIIVYRTFKDFKTLNEQMKKKFPPANPLKKSDRIIPRFRDWRMKINTKNNGPSKSVVQLKFLEKYCRELLSCDPRVSQCPELIRYFHPKDQDLQPEFAKNSIMIMPSEDSAGHDKSVNIGNVTQPFVTEAYRCMAPYETKDTKNRPFKVAVDENLDVLIKDKAGWWLVENEDKRMAWFPAPYLEKVEGNEDDDSDESYGESVLYSAVRSYKATNRDEVSMDIGSVVEVLQKSDNGWWLIRYNGKSGFVPAMYLQPYNNPRVRLAALNLVHSSSSDHTLAGHSHERSHSQGNILQLPGSQPSTPNQLKPTDKLKSHSFNVLTVPQPSPSPVMVTTPTPTYPSKGTPTPTIMVEVDGEVDRRKRSLAGSMGSEGSMGSEGSDFSFSDDLSSSSCSSSLNLSRADMDERLRRARTPPPMVADRLNPDSGVLEGRMVHGRSDPNLFKMAPTTPKVPPRPRAQEILTRCTTVTRKNASKAKLSPAPAVILSR
- the LOC115127920 gene encoding NADPH oxidase organizer 1-like isoform X2, producing MVAVARTCNPSHWEAEMYMTSVLWSDQNDIIVYRTFKDFKTLNEQMKKKFPPANPLKKSDRIIPRFRDWRMKINTKNNGPSKSVVQLKFLEKYCRELLSCDPRVSQCPELIRYFHPKDQDLQPEFAKNSIMIMPSEDSAGHDKSVNIGNVTQPFVTEAYRCMAPYETKDTKNRPFKVAVDENLDVLIKDKAGWWLVENEDKRMAWFPAPYLEKVEGNEDDDSDESYGESVLYSAVRSYKATNRDEVSMDIGSVVEVLQKSDNGWWLIRYNGKSGFVPAMYLQPYNNPRVRLAALNLVHSSSSDHTLAGHSHERSHSQGNILQLPGSQPSTPNQLKPTDKLKSHSFNVLTVPQPSPSPVMVTTPTPTYPSKGTPTPTIMVEVDGEVDRRKRSLAGSMGSEGSMGSEGSDFSFSDDLSSSSCSSSLNLSRADMDERLRRARTPPPMVADRLNPDSGVLEGRMVHGRSDPNLFKMAPTTPKVPPRPRAQEILTRCTTVTRKNASKAKLSPAPAVILSR
- the LOC115127920 gene encoding NADPH oxidase organizer 1-like isoform X3, translating into MYMTSVLWSDQNDIIVYRTFKDFKTLNEQMKKKFPPANPLKKSDRIIPRFRDWRMKINTKNNGPSKSVVQLKFLEKYCRELLSCDPRVSQCPELIRYFHPKDQDLQPEFAKNSIMIMPSEDSAGHDKSVNIGNVTQPFVTEAYRCMAPYETKDTKNRPFKVAVDENLDVLIKDKAGWWLVENEDKRMAWFPAPYLEKVEGNEDDDSDESYGESVLYSAVRSYKATNRDEVSMDIGSVVEVLQKSDNGWWLIRYNGKSGFVPAMYLQPYNNPRVRLAALNLVHSSSSDHTLAGHSHERSHSQGNILQLPGSQPSTPNQLKPTDKLKSHSFNVLTVPQPSPSPVMVTTPTPTYPSKGTPTPTIMVEVDGEVDRRKRSLAGSMGSEGSMGSEGSDFSFSDDLSSSSCSSSLNLSRADMDERLRRARTPPPMVADRLNPDSGVLEGRMVHGRSDPNLFKMAPTTPKVPPRPRAQEILTRCTTVTRKNASKAKLSPAPAVILSR
- the LOC135567613 gene encoding uncharacterized protein LOC135567613 codes for the protein MLRYCAVWNTNARSCLDAQAVIQVMLTHLSPEELLQYQGARAHLEGLIPYTERHMQRIGRLLQASMFLDYMWQKMRVTGAPASMDSQDEEMDTASLQVPHPLFMIDKRPGEGGDGTKEQGDGEERWNEGEAEEDGGLEEDTNCPANMEDDDDVSITRKASVRRQREENGQNGKENGNHHSGSEESSREEDRGDQTEAEILLSAASLPPLQAIIS